A genomic segment from Oncorhynchus clarkii lewisi isolate Uvic-CL-2024 chromosome 12, UVic_Ocla_1.0, whole genome shotgun sequence encodes:
- the LOC139421859 gene encoding cyclin-dependent kinases regulatory subunit 2, producing MCIPSKLFIGNMSHKQIYYSDKYNDEHYEYRHVVLPREMVKQVPKSHLMSEDEWRRMGVQQSLGWVHYMIHEPEPHILLFRRPLPKN from the exons ATGTGTATACCGTCAAAGTTGTTTATTGGCAATATGTCACACAAACAAATCTACTACTCAGACAAATATAACGACGAACACTATGAATACAG ACATGTTGTTTTGCCGCGGGAGATGGTGAAACAAGTCCCCAAATCCCACCTGATGTCTGAGGATGAGTGGAGGCGAATGGGAGTGCAGCAGTCTCTTGGATGGGTGCACTATATGATCCATGAACCTG aGCCTCACATTCTCCTGTTTAGACGACCATTACCGAAGAACTGA